The following proteins are encoded in a genomic region of Alistipes shahii WAL 8301:
- a CDS encoding FAD-dependent oxidoreductase: protein MKRTGFLLAAVLVVTVAFALSAAAKTTRRVVDVLIIGGTTSGTTAAVAAARQGVTTLVVESTPMLGGMFTAQGVPAVDGNANLPSGLWNEFREALRAHYGGAPALATGWVSNTLFEPHVADSIFKAMAAAEPALSVEYGFRPVKVFRRGRKVSGARFVDKAGNRLEVSAEVTVDATDLGDALPLSGTPYRLGMDSRSLTGESLAPEKARNIVQDLTVTAILKDYGPGTDRTIPRPEGYDPAEFSGCNATAVGDPIPPEMVITYGRLPNGKYMINWPTKGNDIYLNVVELPYERREAALRPAREKTLRFIYYIQTELGYRNLGIADDEFDTPDGLAYLPYHREGRRAEGVVMLTFDDVMARYDRPAPLYRTGISVGDYPVDHHHKCRPDVPGIAFLPVPSFCVPAGVMIPARTDNLIVSDKAISVSNLINGSTRVQPVVMLTGQAAGTLAALAVKAGCTPREVPVRRLQAALLAQKAYLQPLYDVKPDDPDFGLLQRIASTGILRMTGEPYQWANRSWFYPERTVSVGEFTLGLHDYAPQIAVEDDPAPLTAASAADLLRRAGGRIAPSADTTPLTRREAARMVDEALHPFERDIDFEGNLK from the coding sequence GCGGTACGACATCCGGCACGACAGCGGCCGTTGCCGCGGCGCGGCAGGGGGTGACGACGCTCGTCGTCGAATCCACGCCGATGCTCGGCGGAATGTTTACGGCGCAGGGCGTTCCGGCCGTCGACGGCAATGCCAATCTGCCTTCGGGCTTGTGGAATGAATTCCGCGAGGCGCTCCGGGCCCATTACGGAGGAGCCCCGGCTCTGGCTACCGGATGGGTGAGCAATACGCTCTTCGAACCCCATGTCGCCGACAGTATTTTCAAAGCCATGGCTGCGGCCGAACCGGCGTTGTCGGTCGAGTATGGATTCCGCCCCGTGAAGGTATTCAGGCGCGGCCGTAAAGTCTCCGGGGCGCGGTTCGTCGACAAAGCCGGCAACAGGCTGGAGGTTTCGGCCGAAGTCACCGTCGACGCCACCGACCTGGGCGACGCGCTTCCCCTGAGCGGTACGCCTTACCGGTTGGGAATGGATTCGCGCAGCCTGACGGGCGAGTCGCTGGCCCCGGAGAAGGCCCGCAATATCGTACAGGACCTGACGGTCACTGCGATTCTCAAGGACTACGGCCCCGGGACCGACAGGACGATCCCGCGCCCCGAGGGCTACGATCCCGCGGAGTTCTCCGGTTGTAATGCGACGGCTGTCGGCGATCCGATTCCGCCCGAAATGGTGATTACCTACGGTCGCCTGCCCAACGGCAAGTACATGATCAACTGGCCGACCAAGGGCAACGACATCTACCTCAATGTCGTCGAACTGCCGTATGAACGGCGCGAAGCCGCGTTGCGTCCGGCGCGTGAAAAGACGCTGCGTTTCATTTATTACATCCAGACCGAACTGGGATACCGCAACCTGGGTATCGCCGACGACGAATTCGACACTCCCGACGGACTGGCCTATCTGCCTTACCATCGCGAGGGACGCCGGGCGGAAGGGGTCGTCATGCTGACTTTCGACGACGTGATGGCACGTTACGACCGGCCTGCGCCGCTTTACCGGACGGGTATTTCGGTAGGCGACTACCCGGTGGACCATCACCACAAATGCCGTCCCGACGTTCCCGGCATCGCATTCCTGCCCGTGCCGTCGTTTTGTGTTCCGGCGGGAGTGATGATTCCGGCCCGAACCGACAATCTTATCGTTTCGGACAAAGCGATCTCGGTCTCGAACCTGATCAACGGGTCGACGCGCGTGCAGCCCGTCGTCATGCTTACCGGACAGGCCGCGGGGACGCTGGCGGCCCTTGCGGTCAAGGCCGGCTGTACGCCCCGCGAAGTCCCCGTACGGCGGCTTCAGGCTGCCTTGCTGGCCCAGAAAGCTTATCTTCAGCCGCTCTATGACGTGAAGCCCGACGATCCGGATTTCGGGTTGTTGCAGCGTATCGCTTCCACGGGCATCCTGCGCATGACGGGCGAACCCTACCAGTGGGCGAATCGTTCGTGGTTTTACCCCGAGCGGACGGTATCGGTCGGGGAATTTACGCTGGGGTTGCACGACTATGCCCCGCAGATCGCGGTCGAGGACGACCCGGCGCCCCTCACGGCGGCTTCAGCGGCTGACCTGCTCCGCAGGGCCGGCGGACGGATTGCCCCGAGCGCCGATACGACGCCACTGACCCGGCGCGAAGCGGCCCGCATGGTCGACGAGGCGCTGCATCCGTTCGAGCGGGACATCGATTTTGAAGGAAATCTCAAATAA
- a CDS encoding GDSL-type esterase/lipase family protein yields the protein MKKMIFLLLAALLTTAVSAQDYYTTKRNVEELVPVTRRNIVMLGNSLTERGFWSEYFPDKRVLNRGIGGDRIVGMLARLDPIVGGQPRAIFIMAGVNDLVFTDISNEDLLGQYERMLDIIADKSPRTKVYIQSALPVDESRGESLKGKNVRIAEFNALLQKAAAARGLQYIDIWSSMAENGQLPEKYHFDGIHLKADGYKVWIDKIRPYVK from the coding sequence ATGAAAAAAATGATTTTTTTACTGCTGGCCGCCCTGCTGACGACAGCCGTTTCTGCCCAGGACTACTACACGACCAAGCGCAATGTCGAGGAACTCGTGCCCGTAACACGCCGTAATATCGTCATGCTCGGCAACAGCCTCACCGAACGCGGATTCTGGTCCGAGTATTTCCCGGATAAGCGGGTGCTCAACCGCGGTATCGGCGGAGACCGTATCGTCGGGATGCTTGCCCGCCTCGACCCCATCGTCGGAGGGCAGCCGCGCGCCATCTTTATTATGGCAGGAGTGAACGATCTGGTGTTTACGGATATCAGCAACGAAGACCTGCTCGGGCAGTATGAGCGGATGCTCGACATTATTGCGGACAAATCTCCCCGCACGAAGGTTTACATCCAGAGCGCACTGCCCGTCGACGAGTCGCGCGGCGAATCGCTCAAAGGCAAGAATGTCCGTATCGCCGAGTTCAACGCCCTGCTGCAAAAGGCCGCAGCAGCGCGCGGATTGCAATACATCGATATTTGGAGCAGCATGGCCGAGAACGGACAACTGCCCGAAAAATACCATTTCGACGGGATTCACCTCAAGGCCGACGGTTATAAAGTCTGGATCGACAAGATTCGTCCGTACGTAAAATAA